A region from the Thermoplasmatales archaeon genome encodes:
- a CDS encoding cytidylate kinase translates to MILVTGMPGAGKDEFIHVANNLGFKDFHMGNTVRKYAVENGIELRDHEVGAFASREREKHGMHIWAQRTCLYVEDNENTIIDGLRNYEELEYFQKRFSTLSVVAIFANRKDRLSRIMKRNRPDDVKSEEELLDRDNRELSWGLGNLIVLADYMLVNDSTLEVFKDRTSEFMKTHMLK, encoded by the coding sequence ATGATTTTGGTAACGGGAATGCCTGGGGCAGGAAAGGATGAATTCATCCATGTAGCCAATAACTTAGGTTTCAAGGATTTTCACATGGGAAACACGGTAAGGAAATATGCTGTTGAGAACGGTATAGAGTTAAGAGATCACGAAGTTGGTGCATTTGCATCACGGGAAAGGGAAAAGCATGGAATGCACATATGGGCCCAGCGGACATGCTTATATGTCGAAGACAACGAGAATACAATCATAGACGGGCTGAGAAACTATGAGGAACTTGAGTATTTTCAGAAGAGGTTCTCGACACTGTCTGTTGTTGCAATCTTCGCGAACCGGAAAGATCGCCTAAGCAGGATAATGAAGCGAAACCGCCCAGATGACGTTAAGTCCGAAGAAGAGCTTCTCGACCGGGATAACCGTGAGCTGTCCTGGGGGCTCGGAAATCTGATAGTCCTGGCCGATTACATGCTGGTCAATGATTCAACCCTTGAAGTTTTCAAGGACAGGACTTCTGAATTCATGAAAACGCATATGCTAAAGTAA
- the korA_1 gene encoding 2-oxoglutarate synthase subunit KorA, with protein sequence MSNIDLNLSIGGPQGGGIDTSSNLISRAFASSGYNVLGVREFHSNIKGRHSYVHLRIREERPRSLKYPLDFLVALDPDTIFEHLDDVSTGTIVLYDTNDENAELAQARMIMRDTAKRINGVLQENKLDLNVKGALALMKKNGAKIMGIPFSKVLEGVELDGPATRYYNVLGASLTLSIIGLDQKFTRDSLKHIFGNKEKVIALNVKVVDAAYKYCRDNGLQGKTLPDMDAPPRMLLTGNDGAALGKIMGGLRFQTYYPITPASDESSILEEHEDIKWLSNENKKLASGGITVVQTEDELSAITMAEGAAITGARSATATSGPGFSLMAEAISFAGIDEIPVVITFYQRGGPSTGLPTRNGQGDLMFAMNTGHGEFPKMVISSGDVEECIYDSMKALNYAQRYQLPVIHLIDKNLANTSDFVPVIETKKIKVEQSLKTKDKSDFKRYTLDTKNGVSPMGVFGKDIFWMTGDEHDELGHVTEDPLIRDRMMEKRFTKLKVADDEIPDEDKAQVFGSDHAKVTFITWGSQKGVILDAIDGLKAKGIEANMLYLKMFEPFPSKFVDKILKKAGTVIDVESNMTGQAAKVIRMNTGFEVTNFILKYNGRHITEDELISATSDIVSKKKKIVVLENGA encoded by the coding sequence ATGTCAAACATAGACCTAAACCTCTCAATTGGTGGACCCCAAGGCGGAGGTATAGACACATCTTCAAACTTGATAAGCCGTGCTTTTGCATCTTCAGGATATAATGTTCTGGGCGTAAGGGAGTTCCACTCAAACATTAAGGGAAGACACAGTTATGTGCATCTGAGAATTAGAGAAGAGCGTCCGAGATCTCTGAAGTATCCGCTCGATTTTCTAGTAGCACTCGATCCGGATACGATATTCGAGCATCTTGACGATGTATCCACTGGTACAATAGTTCTGTACGATACAAATGACGAGAACGCTGAACTTGCACAGGCAAGAATGATCATGCGGGACACTGCAAAGAGGATAAACGGCGTACTGCAGGAAAACAAACTGGATCTTAATGTTAAGGGCGCACTGGCGCTGATGAAGAAGAATGGTGCCAAGATAATGGGGATACCGTTCTCCAAAGTTCTGGAGGGCGTTGAGCTCGATGGACCAGCTACAAGGTACTACAATGTGCTGGGAGCTTCCCTCACACTTTCCATAATAGGACTGGACCAAAAGTTCACAAGGGATTCATTGAAGCACATATTCGGGAACAAGGAAAAGGTTATTGCACTCAACGTAAAGGTTGTTGATGCAGCCTACAAGTATTGCAGAGATAATGGCCTGCAGGGAAAGACTCTACCTGACATGGATGCCCCGCCACGCATGCTGCTAACGGGAAATGATGGTGCAGCTCTCGGAAAGATAATGGGTGGACTGAGATTCCAGACATACTATCCAATAACCCCTGCTAGTGATGAAAGCTCAATTCTCGAGGAACACGAAGACATCAAATGGCTATCAAATGAGAACAAGAAACTGGCCAGCGGAGGCATTACTGTTGTACAGACAGAGGACGAATTATCTGCCATAACCATGGCTGAAGGTGCTGCAATTACTGGGGCCAGAAGTGCAACTGCTACGAGCGGGCCTGGTTTCTCACTTATGGCTGAGGCGATTTCCTTCGCCGGAATAGATGAGATTCCTGTGGTGATTACTTTTTATCAGAGAGGAGGACCAAGCACTGGACTGCCTACGAGGAATGGGCAGGGAGACCTTATGTTTGCAATGAACACCGGGCACGGTGAATTCCCGAAAATGGTTATATCCTCCGGAGACGTTGAAGAGTGCATATACGATTCAATGAAGGCACTCAATTACGCCCAGAGATACCAGCTTCCCGTGATACACCTTATTGACAAGAACCTTGCAAACACCTCAGACTTCGTCCCGGTAATAGAAACGAAGAAAATCAAGGTAGAGCAATCTCTGAAAACTAAAGACAAGTCAGACTTCAAGAGATACACCCTGGACACAAAGAACGGTGTTTCGCCAATGGGAGTCTTTGGAAAGGATATTTTCTGGATGACCGGGGATGAACATGATGAACTCGGTCACGTCACAGAAGACCCATTAATAAGGGACAGAATGATGGAAAAGAGGTTTACAAAACTCAAAGTTGCAGACGATGAGATACCCGATGAAGACAAGGCTCAGGTTTTTGGAAGCGATCACGCTAAGGTGACATTCATAACCTGGGGAAGCCAGAAAGGCGTCATCTTGGACGCAATTGACGGCCTAAAGGCAAAGGGAATAGAGGCAAACATGCTCTACCTGAAGATGTTCGAGCCTTTTCCGTCAAAATTTGTGGACAAAATCCTTAAAAAAGCAGGTACAGTCATAGATGTGGAAAGCAATATGACCGGGCAGGCTGCAAAGGTAATCAGGATGAATACTGGTTTTGAAGTGACAAACTTTATTTTGAAATACAATGGAAGGCATATTACAGAGGACGAGCTGATATCTGCTACGTCAGATATTGTCAGCAAGAAGAAAAAAATAGTGGTGTTGGAAAATGGCGCATAA
- the korB_1 gene encoding 2-oxoglutarate synthase subunit KorB, whose amino-acid sequence MAHNFRSDVAIDWCPGCGDFGIVTGLTQALTELNYGPNDVVAVSGIGCSGKTPHYLNMAGIHTLHGRSIPYATGVKLANPRLKVIVTSGDGDMLSIGAGHFVAEGRRNTGLTIILYDNEVYGLTKGQAAPTMALGEKTKGLARPNVFGKVNPITMALSSGYSFVARGFSFDTKHLKELIKKAMIHEGSSFIDVLQPCPTYNNINTMEWYRGKVYKMDDEKSWDPVVLPDTSAESVSEKFNNAYKRGLEWDDKIPIGVFYDNRAIPSFVKRIAEYLPDYLNNPPAEQIVAGTDGYTNVDPFKTFADRVI is encoded by the coding sequence ATGGCGCATAATTTTAGATCGGATGTTGCAATAGATTGGTGTCCCGGATGCGGTGATTTTGGTATCGTTACGGGACTTACTCAGGCACTCACGGAACTGAATTACGGACCCAATGATGTGGTTGCAGTTTCAGGTATTGGATGTTCAGGAAAGACCCCGCACTACCTCAACATGGCAGGTATTCACACACTTCATGGCAGATCCATACCCTACGCCACTGGAGTAAAGCTGGCCAACCCAAGGCTGAAGGTAATAGTTACAAGTGGTGACGGAGACATGCTTAGTATAGGGGCAGGACACTTTGTTGCGGAAGGGAGGAGAAATACCGGCCTGACGATAATATTATACGATAATGAGGTCTATGGCCTTACCAAGGGACAGGCCGCACCCACCATGGCGCTCGGTGAGAAGACAAAAGGGCTCGCCAGACCGAACGTTTTCGGGAAAGTCAACCCAATTACCATGGCGCTATCTTCAGGATATTCCTTTGTAGCCAGGGGATTCTCATTTGATACCAAACACCTCAAGGAACTCATAAAGAAGGCAATGATCCACGAGGGTTCATCTTTCATCGATGTACTCCAGCCTTGCCCAACTTACAACAACATAAACACCATGGAATGGTACAGAGGGAAGGTCTACAAGATGGATGATGAAAAGTCATGGGATCCTGTTGTACTGCCAGATACCTCCGCGGAAAGTGTAAGTGAAAAGTTCAACAACGCATATAAGAGAGGTTTGGAGTGGGATGACAAGATTCCGATTGGTGTGTTCTACGACAACAGAGCTATCCCAAGTTTCGTCAAGAGAATTGCGGAATACTTGCCGGACTACCTGAACAACCCACCAGCTGAGCAGATCGTGGCTGGCACAGACGGATATACTAATGTGGATCCGTTCAAGACGTTTGCTGACAGAGTGATATAG
- a CDS encoding LysE type translocator: protein MDLISTAALGILLGVSLAAPPGPVTALIVEKSSHSALGGVSVGFGAMTADLVMMIVVLTFGYSVALARYDKIIYLAGALIFFLMAYMISRAKSDPTTIRQHSSGYLSGLLIGIVNPFQIIWWFTAGLGFYEIFSYYPFIFLFIGTTLWVFVLGFLIRFSVIKFGKRVKKITRGFSTISLIAFGIYFILLVL, encoded by the coding sequence GTGGACCTTATCTCAACTGCGGCTTTGGGTATATTGCTTGGAGTTTCGCTAGCAGCTCCTCCAGGTCCTGTAACTGCGTTGATCGTTGAAAAATCTTCACATTCGGCTCTTGGCGGGGTGTCTGTGGGTTTTGGAGCAATGACAGCAGATCTTGTCATGATGATTGTCGTCCTCACATTTGGTTACTCAGTGGCTTTGGCTAGGTATGACAAAATAATATATCTTGCCGGAGCATTGATTTTCTTTCTCATGGCATACATGATTTCCAGGGCTAAAAGCGACCCTACAACGATCAGGCAACATTCCTCCGGTTACCTATCTGGACTGCTGATAGGAATTGTAAATCCGTTCCAGATAATCTGGTGGTTTACTGCCGGACTTGGATTCTATGAGATATTCAGTTATTACCCCTTTATTTTCCTTTTCATAGGGACAACGCTTTGGGTGTTTGTCCTCGGATTCCTCATTAGGTTCTCGGTTATAAAATTTGGAAAAAGAGTTAAGAAGATAACCAGGGGTTTCAGCACAATATCCCTGATAGCTTTTGGAATATACTTTATTTTGCTTGTTCTCTAG
- a CDS encoding metal-dependent hydrolase gives MERDITIFPSRDLRKIIYLERSFQIMTDKVLVKWHGHACFTLDFGKKVVVDPFITGNPSAKIKKEDIKADLVVVTHGHSDHVGDSVYIAKKNGVPLVTMVELAWILEEENKDLNAIGINYSGNTKVDGIKVSAVLATHSSGYNGKYAGGPTGMIIENGVSVYHAGDTGVFKDMELIGEMYHPDVALLPIGGHYTMSPHEAAIAAGMIKAPAVVPMHYNTFDLIKQDPAEFKKEAEENHKVKVSIMKVEEELSFDKARH, from the coding sequence ATGGAACGCGATATAACAATTTTCCCGTCCCGCGACCTAAGGAAAATAATTTATCTTGAGAGATCATTTCAAATCATGACAGACAAGGTATTAGTAAAATGGCATGGTCACGCCTGCTTCACCCTGGATTTTGGTAAAAAAGTTGTTGTCGATCCGTTTATTACCGGAAATCCATCTGCAAAAATAAAAAAAGAGGATATAAAGGCTGATCTTGTTGTGGTTACTCATGGGCACTCCGATCACGTCGGGGACTCAGTTTATATAGCAAAGAAGAACGGCGTCCCTCTTGTAACAATGGTTGAACTTGCCTGGATACTCGAGGAGGAGAACAAGGATCTCAATGCCATCGGAATAAACTACAGCGGAAATACAAAGGTTGATGGTATAAAGGTTAGCGCAGTTCTCGCCACGCACTCTTCCGGGTATAATGGAAAGTATGCAGGAGGACCCACAGGAATGATCATTGAGAACGGGGTCAGCGTCTATCATGCCGGCGACACGGGAGTATTCAAGGATATGGAGCTCATAGGCGAGATGTACCACCCTGACGTTGCACTGCTCCCAATTGGAGGACATTATACCATGTCTCCACACGAGGCCGCCATTGCAGCAGGCATGATAAAGGCACCTGCCGTGGTTCCAATGCACTATAACACTTTTGACCTGATCAAGCAGGATCCTGCAGAGTTCAAGAAAGAAGCTGAAGAAAACCATAAGGTTAAGGTCAGCATAATGAAAGTTGAAGAGGAGTTATCTTTTGATAAAGCTAGACACTGA
- the cdc6-2 gene encoding ORC1-type DNA replication protein 2: MPNPFFEVSGKSEILTGDLASLGGSFIPDNFPHREIQIEKIVSILGSIMRNTRPSNIIIYGKTGSGKTSTTRYVSKMLAEAANSNVQVVYVNCQIFDSPYSILVEMANSLSKLDEDNIPELGLPLDRIYNELMRRVNTNNKFLLVVLDEIDKLVLKNGGDALYAILKTTDDTYGGKTSIIGITNDTGFQESLDARVKSRLNQESILFPPYNASELKDILKYRTQGIVKDSAIEDSAINLCAAIGAQEHGDARKAIDLLRISIEVAIRNKKNIVTDTEVYSARDKFEMDVLKEAVTTLPLQSKLVLLSAVVTQEIDSSLMVTGELYENYRNICVELGFQALTPRRISDITSELEDFGLISSSVKSMGRYGRTKIIQVMGILESVKKYLLEDEDLSMFRGVKVTKQYRFDTDLKDQQKLKPDDLIKKLDDMKESVPDDGQA, encoded by the coding sequence ATGCCAAATCCATTTTTTGAAGTTTCAGGCAAGAGCGAGATTCTGACCGGAGATCTTGCGTCGCTGGGAGGTTCTTTCATCCCGGATAATTTTCCACACAGGGAGATACAGATAGAAAAAATAGTATCAATACTCGGCAGCATAATGAGAAATACAAGGCCATCAAACATAATTATTTACGGAAAAACAGGGAGTGGAAAGACCTCAACCACAAGGTATGTTTCAAAAATGCTCGCAGAGGCAGCTAACTCCAACGTTCAGGTCGTTTATGTCAACTGTCAGATTTTCGATTCCCCATATTCTATCCTTGTTGAAATGGCCAATTCGCTCTCAAAATTGGATGAGGACAACATACCCGAGCTTGGACTACCACTTGACCGCATATACAATGAGTTGATGAGGCGGGTAAACACAAACAACAAATTCTTACTGGTCGTCCTTGATGAGATTGACAAACTCGTTCTGAAAAATGGAGGGGATGCACTGTATGCAATCCTCAAGACAACGGATGACACATATGGCGGAAAGACATCCATAATAGGGATCACCAATGATACTGGATTTCAAGAATCACTTGATGCAAGGGTGAAGAGCAGGCTGAACCAGGAAAGCATCCTCTTCCCTCCTTACAATGCATCAGAATTGAAAGATATACTGAAGTATAGAACTCAGGGGATTGTAAAGGACAGCGCGATCGAGGATTCAGCCATAAACCTCTGTGCAGCCATAGGTGCACAGGAACATGGCGATGCAAGAAAGGCGATAGACCTTCTGAGAATATCAATAGAAGTTGCAATCCGGAACAAGAAAAATATAGTTACTGACACCGAGGTATACAGCGCTAGGGATAAATTTGAAATGGATGTCCTGAAGGAAGCTGTAACCACACTCCCGCTGCAATCAAAACTCGTGCTGCTATCCGCTGTTGTCACTCAAGAGATAGACTCATCACTTATGGTGACGGGAGAATTATATGAAAACTACAGGAACATCTGTGTTGAACTTGGTTTCCAGGCCCTTACACCAAGGAGGATAAGCGACATTACGTCGGAACTTGAGGACTTCGGGCTTATCTCGTCTTCTGTCAAGAGCATGGGGAGATATGGGAGGACTAAGATCATTCAGGTGATGGGTATCCTTGAATCTGTAAAGAAATACCTGCTAGAGGATGAAGACCTCTCAATGTTCAGGGGTGTAAAAGTAACGAAACAGTACAGGTTTGACACTGACCTCAAGGACCAGCAAAAACTAAAGCCTGACGACCTGATAAAGAAACTTGATGATATGAAGGAATCAGTGCCAGATGACGGTCAGGCCTGA
- a CDS encoding bifunctional folylpolyglutamate synthase/ dihydrofolate synthase: MLNPNLEYLYALNREGIKLDLSVTREFSSMIGNPEKDFSAFHVAGTNGKGSITSFVYNVLQQHTPAGIYISPHLVKFNERIMADDTFIEDSYISNFIQKHMAEIEYLKLSDRNPTFFEVTTAMAFRYFSDRNVKVASIEVGLGGRLDSTNIVNPEVSIIANIGYDHSDKLGCSLTSIAYEKAGIIKDGIPTILLDDKEEVVRTVSRVADLKTSRLIRVSKASSVKNLRITGNGMSFVLKTPANTYELNTSTIGDFQVRNIAAAILAIENGNTVSADKSTIERGISQARWPARMEIIRNDPTVMVDCAHNPPAAHALVSSFKRFINVKPRLVIGMLEDKDFFSYLRIIRELSDDIIITTPQDTPRAMAADDLGKVAGQVFDKVKVIPDPSEAYKYAIDNSDYVLIAGSMYLVGYIKMLENSSIMPFDRNVANPEVKAII, translated from the coding sequence GTGCTCAATCCCAATCTGGAATATCTATATGCCCTGAACAGGGAAGGGATAAAGCTAGATCTCAGTGTTACAAGAGAATTCTCATCAATGATCGGCAATCCAGAGAAGGATTTCAGCGCTTTTCATGTGGCTGGAACCAATGGAAAAGGTTCCATCACCTCCTTCGTTTACAATGTTCTGCAACAGCACACGCCAGCCGGAATTTATATTTCTCCGCATCTTGTTAAATTCAATGAGAGAATAATGGCAGATGACACATTTATAGAAGATTCTTACATCTCCAATTTTATCCAGAAACACATGGCGGAAATAGAGTATCTGAAGCTTTCCGACAGGAACCCGACATTTTTCGAGGTGACCACCGCAATGGCATTCAGGTATTTTTCCGACAGGAATGTGAAGGTGGCATCGATAGAGGTCGGGCTCGGAGGAAGGCTGGACTCAACGAATATAGTCAATCCTGAAGTCAGTATTATCGCAAACATAGGGTATGACCATTCTGATAAGCTTGGTTGCTCCCTCACCTCTATTGCATATGAAAAAGCCGGGATAATAAAAGACGGGATTCCAACGATCCTGCTCGATGACAAGGAAGAGGTTGTCAGAACTGTTTCCAGGGTTGCAGATTTGAAGACAAGCAGGCTCATAAGAGTATCAAAGGCATCTTCGGTGAAAAACCTGAGAATAACCGGAAATGGAATGTCGTTTGTCCTGAAAACTCCGGCAAACACATATGAACTGAATACTTCCACAATAGGAGATTTTCAGGTCAGAAATATAGCGGCAGCAATTCTCGCCATAGAGAACGGAAATACTGTATCAGCAGATAAAAGCACTATTGAGCGAGGAATCTCTCAGGCGCGCTGGCCTGCAAGAATGGAGATAATAAGGAATGATCCGACCGTCATGGTTGATTGTGCACATAATCCACCAGCCGCCCATGCACTGGTCTCATCTTTCAAGAGATTCATAAACGTTAAACCAAGGCTCGTGATCGGCATGCTTGAAGACAAGGATTTCTTCTCGTACTTACGGATAATCCGCGAACTCTCCGACGATATTATAATTACGACCCCTCAGGATACACCGCGGGCAATGGCAGCCGATGACCTTGGGAAAGTTGCCGGCCAGGTGTTTGATAAAGTGAAGGTTATCCCGGATCCTTCTGAGGCTTACAAATATGCAATAGACAACTCCGATTATGTACTGATAGCAGGATCAATGTACCTTGTAGGGTATATAAAGATGCTTGAAAACTCAAGTATAATGCCCTTCGACAGAAATGTGGCAAATCCGGAAGTCAAAGCCATTATCTGA
- the alaXM_1 gene encoding Alanyl-tRNA deacylase AlaX-M — MKTELLFQADPFRKECDSKVIFVEFTDLVVDSTVLYPTGDGQPNDKGSVTIDGKDFEIVDTWQDGTWVHLISLDTYPQNIVGNVVHQTVNWDVRYIHMRFRTALFIIGGLAYKQLGATVRINQTYDDQAWIDINFDGDLTEEQLKKIEADSNAIVQGKYEVKYSYVSKEQFSSDSEMMKINRDKLPDYEKIRMVKIDDLPLQHDIGTQVSNTGDVGKIVFKTTMVKGKLSKRVTITLE, encoded by the coding sequence ATGAAAACTGAATTACTCTTCCAGGCTGATCCATTCAGAAAGGAATGTGACAGCAAGGTAATATTTGTGGAATTCACTGATCTCGTTGTAGATTCAACAGTTCTTTATCCGACAGGCGATGGACAACCAAACGACAAGGGTTCAGTAACTATTGACGGAAAAGACTTTGAAATTGTCGATACTTGGCAGGACGGCACCTGGGTTCACCTGATTTCCCTGGACACTTACCCGCAAAACATTGTTGGGAATGTTGTGCACCAGACCGTGAACTGGGATGTAAGGTACATCCACATGAGATTCAGGACTGCATTGTTTATAATAGGAGGACTGGCGTACAAACAACTTGGTGCAACAGTCAGGATAAACCAGACTTACGATGACCAGGCCTGGATCGATATTAACTTTGACGGCGACCTCACTGAGGAACAGCTTAAAAAAATCGAAGCAGATTCCAATGCGATTGTTCAGGGCAAGTATGAGGTAAAATATTCATATGTTTCAAAGGAACAGTTTTCATCGGACAGTGAGATGATGAAGATAAACAGGGATAAATTACCAGATTACGAAAAAATAAGAATGGTAAAGATCGACGACCTTCCACTTCAGCACGACATAGGCACCCAGGTCTCAAACACTGGAGATGTGGGTAAGATAGTCTTCAAGACCACCATGGTAAAGGGCAAGCTAAGCAAAAGAGTGACGATTACTCTCGAGTGA
- a CDS encoding transcriptional regulator, AbrB family, giving the protein MDKKPIIDVTHVSARGTSYRITIPRKVAKRLGLNDGDILAFFDDDGVKIDKIQ; this is encoded by the coding sequence ATGGACAAAAAGCCAATAATTGATGTAACCCATGTATCTGCAAGAGGGACGTCGTACAGGATAACTATACCGCGAAAAGTAGCCAAAAGATTGGGGCTTAACGATGGAGACATACTGGCATTCTTTGATGACGACGGCGTGAAAATCGACAAAATTCAATGA
- a CDS encoding 50S ribosomal protein L10e, with translation MYTHISGPAYTRRQFMGGVPYPKITTFVQGNQKADFDIEMQLVAEEACQIRHTALEAARISINRKLLESFGAEGYFLQIRPYPHQVLREHKMATGAGADRISSGMKLSFGRPVGTAARVYENEIIMVARINSAGAKQLKDALHKASFKLPTPCKIKITKGNEIAGKIGL, from the coding sequence ATGTATACGCACATTTCAGGTCCAGCCTACACAAGAAGGCAGTTCATGGGCGGGGTACCATACCCAAAGATCACTACATTTGTCCAGGGAAACCAGAAGGCAGATTTTGATATCGAGATGCAGCTGGTTGCTGAAGAGGCTTGCCAGATCAGGCACACTGCACTTGAAGCTGCCAGGATTTCCATAAACAGAAAGTTGCTGGAAAGTTTCGGTGCTGAGGGATATTTCCTCCAGATACGACCGTACCCGCATCAGGTGCTCAGGGAGCATAAGATGGCTACTGGCGCGGGAGCGGACAGGATTTCCAGTGGAATGAAGTTGTCCTTCGGTAGACCAGTTGGGACCGCTGCCCGGGTATATGAAAATGAGATAATAATGGTTGCAAGAATTAATTCAGCAGGAGCAAAGCAGCTCAAGGACGCTCTGCACAAAGCTTCTTTCAAGCTTCCAACACCCTGCAAGATAAAGATAACAAAGGGCAACGAAATCGCTGGAAAGATTGGACTGTAG
- a CDS encoding agmatinase yields the protein MGDHGQEKDNVPELSYLFKGPRLPDAHSSYSESKYVVFGVPFDGTSSFRRGSRLGPASVRYAYDNLESFDPYYGVNFLDVPIADMGDLEVGEDAGEVVDSVQEATSRILSDGKIPIMIGGEHSITTGVIRNLREASMIIIDAHSDFRESYMGNRNNHACVTRRALEILGEGRIFSIGTRSISMEEYESPEFHKVRFYSASMVRERGISSVIREIRNSIKGKVYISIDMDGIDPAYAPGVGTPEPYGLSDTDVKSVINAFAKDAPGFDVLEFTPVYDNGNTSMLAAKLIQDFIGSRESKGTNADFWNKQIR from the coding sequence TTGGGAGACCATGGGCAAGAAAAAGATAATGTTCCAGAACTGAGCTACCTGTTCAAGGGTCCAAGACTCCCGGATGCCCATTCCTCTTATTCTGAATCCAAATACGTTGTTTTTGGCGTGCCTTTTGATGGAACGTCCAGTTTCCGGAGAGGTTCGAGACTAGGTCCAGCGAGCGTACGGTATGCGTATGACAACCTGGAATCCTTCGATCCATACTATGGCGTAAATTTTCTCGACGTGCCGATAGCAGATATGGGTGACCTTGAAGTGGGCGAGGATGCCGGTGAGGTCGTAGATTCTGTTCAGGAGGCCACGTCAAGAATACTTTCTGACGGCAAGATACCCATAATGATTGGAGGCGAGCATTCAATCACAACAGGCGTGATAAGAAACCTCAGAGAGGCTTCAATGATCATAATTGATGCCCACTCGGATTTCAGGGAATCGTATATGGGAAACAGGAACAACCACGCATGCGTTACCAGGAGGGCACTGGAAATTCTAGGAGAGGGCAGGATATTTTCAATTGGAACCAGGTCGATATCCATGGAGGAATACGAATCTCCAGAATTCCACAAGGTTAGATTTTACAGTGCATCCATGGTCAGGGAGAGAGGAATTTCAAGTGTTATAAGGGAAATCAGGAACTCAATAAAGGGGAAGGTCTATATTTCTATTGACATGGACGGCATAGACCCTGCATACGCACCCGGCGTTGGCACTCCCGAACCATACGGACTCTCTGATACCGACGTGAAGTCCGTGATCAATGCATTTGCGAAGGACGCCCCGGGTTTTGATGTACTGGAGTTCACCCCGGTTTACGATAATGGGAATACCTCAATGCTTGCAGCTAAATTGATACAGGATTTCATAGGTAGCAGGGAAAGCAAGGGAACAAACGCTGATTTCTGGAATAAACAAATACGCTAA
- the eif5a_1 gene encoding eIF-5A has product MSWQEAEVRELKVGRYMLVDDSPCKIMEITMSKPGKHGEAKGRIVAIGIFDDQKHSVVYPVKHKVKVPIIEKKNAQVLSVANKEAQLMDSETFETFLIPISPEDADRVKAGMEVSYWETMGKKKIMFQN; this is encoded by the coding sequence ATGAGCTGGCAGGAAGCCGAAGTAAGAGAATTAAAAGTTGGAAGATACATGCTTGTAGACGATTCTCCGTGCAAGATTATGGAAATTACCATGTCAAAACCTGGAAAGCACGGGGAAGCCAAGGGCAGAATAGTTGCAATCGGAATCTTTGATGACCAGAAACACAGCGTAGTCTATCCGGTAAAGCATAAGGTGAAGGTACCGATCATAGAGAAGAAGAATGCCCAGGTACTGTCTGTTGCAAACAAGGAAGCCCAGTTGATGGACTCAGAGACCTTCGAAACGTTCCTAATCCCGATCTCACCGGAGGATGCGGACAGAGTAAAGGCAGGAATGGAGGTATCATATTGGGAGACCATGGGCAAGAAAAAGATAATGTTCCAGAACTGA